CACATTGCGGAAATAACTTTTCTTTCCTGAGTATTTCTCAGTTTCCTGATATAAACCTGGATAAAGAAACCTTGAATACCGTAAAATTGATAGACGTCCTTTGGTTCAAAAAGGGAACCAACAATGTTATTGCTGCCTTTGAGGTAGAAAAAAGCACCAGTATTTATTCAGGTATATTACGTTTAACAGACCTAAGTTATACCATCGCAGATGGTGATGAGGTTTTTTACCTGATTGTACCGGATAAACGAGAAAAGGATGTTGTGCTTCAGTTATCCCGGCCCGCCATCAAGCAAAATAACGTGGTGATAAAATACATCATGTTCTCTGATCTCCGGCAACATTGTGATGCGCTTTGTAAGTTTGGAGACAGCCACCATATTATGGAGAAAATAGCGAAGGCTGTTTAATGGGTTAAAATTTATTATGTACCGCCGATCATGATAAATTTACATCTATCATTATCCTTCGGCACATATGAACGTTCTTCCTCTGGTTTTTCTTTGTTGTTCTTTTCCACTGTAAATTTTACTACGAATTTAAAGAATTCAGGGATGAATTACAGGGATGGGCCTCCCACTTTTCTTTTCCGTACAGCCCTACGAAGGGCCCTAACTTCTCCATTCATTTTGTAAATTCTTATAAGCCGGCCGAGCCTTGCAAACTTATGTGTTTACTTCCACCAGGCGTCCGACATGCCGAACTCACTACGAGCCTGCGCAATTTGTATATGCCCTTCTTTATTATCATAAATGGGCAATAACGGCTCATTTTCCAGGACAATAGATCGTTTGGAAACAATGGGTGTTTTCATGTTGTACATCCGCGTGCAAATGTGTGTTCTTGTTAGTAAAAGGTTTTGCCTATATACGAATCATTAAAAAATTCGGTTTTGCACGGCTTATAATTTTGCCTATCGCAGTTGTATTGTCAATATTTTACTTGATAGTCGTAAATAACGCCAAAAGGCAACAGCCGGAATTGATCCGGCCGTCCTTTTTTCTCCAATTTCTACTCATCAAGAGTGAGAAAGTTTATATGATGAAATAATGTTATTAAAATTAAACCAGTCCAAGAGGAATTAAGAACTGGTTTTTCATCCATTGTTTGTTAACCCGGTTGTAATATAATAAAGTGCCAAATCAGAAGAAGTTAAAGCAATGTTAATGACCTTATCATGTCATATTATATTTCCAACTATATTTTCACCTGAATTTTTGCGGGTTCACTTGCAACACCTGTGAATTTAGCAATAGCAGTAATCTGAGCTAGTAAATCCGTGTAAATGTCGATTATTAAAACCCTGAATTCTTTTAGCTCTAATGAACTCAATTTTGTAAACCCTTTCCTTTCCATCCTAAAATATGAATGTAGTGGATACTCTAACCGTTTACTGAATTCAGTCTGCATAGTTTTAGAGAGGTCAGCCAGTAATGAATAAATATATTCAATCGGTCGTCTACGGGAAAGACGTGGAACGGAAATAATTGGTATCCCCACAAAGTAGTCCTGATAGGGTTTTATCACTTCTAAAACTAAGGTAGTAGAAAGCCATATCGAGTATTTATAGAATAGTGGGCTATTGTCATCCGGTTTTATTATTCGGTAAAATGTTGGTTCGGATATACCAGTTTCACTAAGGATTTTTTTCTTAAAACGTTGAGGTAGTTCAATAGTGGCCCTGGTTAATTCCCAAATTTCATAACAGGTCATATTCAATTGTTTTTACTTCATTAACAGATTTTTGATCGTCGCGGGTTATTCCAGCCATATAAAAAATAATTTTGATTTTATTTCTTCTTTCCGCCCACCATGTATCACAAAATTTTAAACCTGTATCCTCTGGTGTAAGAAATCGCATAGTTGTTACACCATCTTTGGTACCAATAAAATCAATGGTGTATGTCAAAGCAAAACCGGCAACAATCTCCACCTGATCTTACTGCGGTCACCGTGTACTTCGTAATAATGGGGCTTGCTCCCCTACATGCGGAGTGTTTCTTTCTGTAATATCAGAAAAGGAACTGGATGCTGCGCGGGCGGGAACCTGTACGTAACTGGAAAGTGCTGGCCTTCAACTGGGTAAAATCTTTTGAGAAAGCCCGGCCGCTCCTAAAAAAATCCATCCGCTGTTATCGATGAGATCCCCCCAAGCCAATGTCAGGAAGATCTTATTCCTGTGGAAATGGCTAAGAAAACTCCATTGGCGGTAGCCAATGATAGTGCAGAACGTAAACAATGTGTGTATGAAAAAGAAGATGCTGATTAGTTTTTCTGGTGGCCGGACGAGTGCTTTTATGACGCGATGGTTACTTACCAACAAACAAGATGAATATGATATGATAGTGGTTTTTGCCAACACTGGTAAGGAGCGCGAAGAAACACTTTCTTTTATACAGGAATGTGACAGCCGTTTCCAATTTCATCTAGTTTGGATAGAGAGCCAACCAATATATGAGCGGGGTAAAGGGGTGTCAGCGCGTATAGTTGATTTTGCGACGGCCTCCAGGAATGGGGAACCCTTCGAGGCATTCATAAAAAAGCATGGTATCCCGAATATGGGAGCACCTAAATGTTCCCGCGAGCTGAAAGCATATGCTATCCGTGCGTATGCGCGGTCGATTGGCTGGAAAAAATATACGACCGCCATCGGCATTCGTACCGACGAACGCAGACGTATCAACTGGAAGGAAGCAGAGCGCCAGCGAATAGTTTATCCATTGGTAAACATGATTCCGACCACGAGCCAGGATATTAATATTTTCTGGTCTAAGCAAGAATTTGATCTTCGGCTTTCCAGCTACGAAGGTAATTGTGATTTATGCTGGAAGAAAAGCAAACGGAAGCTACTCACCATCTTACAAGAAAACCCGCAACTAGCGTCGTGGTGGGTAGATATGGAGAAAAAGTATGAAAATTTTGTACCACAAGGTAGCCGGTGTAATCTCCGTATCAAACCACCGCTGCGCTTTTACCGTGACCACCTCTCCATCCACCAATTAATTGAACAATCACAACAGCCCTTCCGGCGTGCCGCCGATGAAAGCCGGGAAGGAATTTCCTGCTCGCAGATGCAGCTATTTCAAAACGAACTTGATAAAGAAGATGCTGGCTGTGCCAACTCCTGCGA
The genomic region above belongs to Chitinophaga sp. 180180018-3 and contains:
- a CDS encoding phosphoadenosine phosphosulfate reductase family protein — encoded protein: MKKKMLISFSGGRTSAFMTRWLLTNKQDEYDMIVVFANTGKEREETLSFIQECDSRFQFHLVWIESQPIYERGKGVSARIVDFATASRNGEPFEAFIKKHGIPNMGAPKCSRELKAYAIRAYARSIGWKKYTTAIGIRTDERRRINWKEAERQRIVYPLVNMIPTTSQDINIFWSKQEFDLRLSSYEGNCDLCWKKSKRKLLTILQENPQLASWWVDMEKKYENFVPQGSRCNLRIKPPLRFYRDHLSIHQLIEQSQQPFRRAADESREGISCSQMQLFQNELDKEDAGCANSCEGWS